The stretch of DNA GCGCAGGCGGCTGTTGCCGTGGCTGCGGCCCGACGGGCCTTTCCGGACTGGGCGGCGCTGGGTTTCGGCGAGCGGCGTCGGCGTCTGGAAGCACTCGCCGACGGGCTGGAGGCGGATCTGGAGACCATGGCTCGCCTGCTGACGCGCGAACAGGGCAAGCCGCTGACGGAAGCGCGCGAGGAAGTGTTCTTCTCCGTCGCTGCGCTGCGCCACTTCGCCGCGATGACGCTAGAGCCGCGCGTGCTGCGCGACACTGCCAAAGAACGCATTGTCGAGCAGCGCTATCCGCTGGGGGTCGTCGCGGCGATCACGCCATGGAACTACCCGCTGCTGCTGCTAATGGTGAAGCTGGCGCCAGCGCTCATCACCGGCAACGCGGTGATTGCCAAACCGGCGCCCTCGACCCCGCTCACCACACTGCGGCTGGGCAGGATCGCTGCCGACATCCTGCCCCCCGGCGTGTTCCAGACGCTGGTCGACCGGAACGACCTCGGTGCCTGGCTGAGCCGCCACCCGGACGTGGCGCATGTCAGCTTCACCGGCTCCACGCCCACCGGCAAGAAAGTGCTGGCAAGCGCTGCCGACACGCTCAAGCGGTTCACGCTGGAACTGGGCGGTAATGACCCCGCGCTGATCCTCGACGATGCCGATGTTGCCAAGGTCGCCGCGCGCATCTTCGCCGGTGCCACCGCCAACGCCGGGCAGATCTGCCTCGCGATCAAGCGCGTCTATGCGCCCCGCGCGATGATGGATGCGCTGTGCGACGAGCTGGCGCGGCTGGCGGACGAGGCCGTGGTGGGCGACGGCATGGAACAGGGCACCACCATCGGCCCGATCCAGAACCGCGCGCAGTACGAAAAGGTGCTCGGTTTCATCGAAGAGGCCCGCACGCAGGGCACGCTCGTCGCAGGGCGCGCGCCGAACGAGGACGTTACCGGAACCGGCGGCTACTTCATCGCGCCAACGATTGTGCGCGACCTGCCGGACGATGCCCGCCTCGTGCGCGAGGAACAGTTCGGCCCGGTGCTGCCGGTGCTGGCCTATAACGATCTCGATCAGGCCATCGCGCGGATCAACGACAGCGACTATGGCCTCGGCGCCAGCATCTGGACCGGCGACGCAGCGCGCGGTGCGGAGCTGGCAGCGCGGATCGAAAGCGGCACGGTATGGGTGAACAAACACCTCGAACTACCCTTCGACGTGCCCTTCGGCGGTGCCAAGCAGTCCGGCATCGGTCGCCAGCAGGGGATCGAGGGACTGGAGGACTTCACGCAGGCGCGCATCGTCAACGTGGCGCTGGGGTGATAGTGCGCTGCAAGGATGGGCGCTCTATTTTATGCAATGATGCGGCCTATTCATTGCGTTTGATAGAGCGGCCTGCACTTGCGACAAGGCTGGAACGATATTCCCCAACGGATATAGCTCCATGGCCACTGCCCCCGTTCTCGACACCACCCCGGACACCCGGCGCCCGCCCTTACCGCACGGCTGCACTTTTGATGCCGAGGATTGGTACGTACTCGGGCGGTTCTGGTATCCGGTCGCGCTGGTTCGCGATGTGGCCGAGAAGCCGATCGGCACCAAGCTGCTCGATCAGCCGCTGGTGGTCTATCGTTCGGGCGGCGAGGTCGTCGTCGCCACCGATGTCTGCCCGCATCGCGGGGTGCCGCTCAGCATGGGCACGCAGGCGGACGACACGGTCGTCTGCCCCTATCACGGCCTGCGCTTCGGTGCAGGCGGCAAGTGCGTGCATGTCCCCGCCCATCCCGCGCGCGACATTCCCGCCCGGCTGAACTTGCGCACGTTTCCCGCCATCGAGCGCTATGGCCTGATCTGGACCTGCCTCGATCCCGTAGGAGAGGCCCCGGCGCCGGGCGACATTCCCGACATGCCGCACTGGGACGAGGACGGCTTCCAGCAGATCACCTGCCCCTCGACCGATATCGCAGGCTTTGCCGGGCGCCAGCTCGAAGGGTTCCTCGACGTCGCGCACTTCGCCTTCGTCCATACCGAGACCTTCGCCGATCCCGACAATGCCGAAGTGCCCGCGTATTCCCCCAAACGCACCGATTACGGGTTCGAGGCCGAGTACTGGAGCAGCGTGGGCAACTACCCGATCGGGGTTTCGCAGCGCGGTGTTCCCGGCTTCCAGTGGCTACGTCATTTCCGCTGCCACCTGCCGTTCACCGCGACACTGGAGATCCACTTCCCCGGTAGCGACCGGCTGGTCATCATGAACGCCGCCTCACCGGTATCCGCCCGTATGACCCGCCTGTTCGCGCCGATCGCGCGCAATTTCGATACCGACCTGCCGGTGCAGGACGTCTACGACTTCAACCAGCGCATCTTCGACGAGGACAAGATCATCGTCGAGGCGCAGATGCCCGAATGGCTCCCGCTCGACCCCGGCGATGAAGGGCATATCCCCGCCGACATGAGTTCGATGACCTACCGACGCGGACTCAAGGCCCTCGGCCTCAAGCGGTTCTTCGGGTATTGAAATCCACCAAGGGCCTGCCTCGAAATTCTCGCAAAGCGAAGTTCCAGTCAGAGACCGTTTGAGAACGCGTCTGACGTCGCATCGTGGGGGCGTGGGCCGTTGCCGCCTCTGAAATCGCTCTTTCGCGATTTCTCAAACGGACTCTCAGGCCCAGCGCTTTTCACGACCTTTACTGTTCGCGGCTTCGGTTCGCGATACTGCTCGTCGCACGCCACATCTTGACCCCGCGCGGGATCGTCCTATCTCGCGCCTATGTATATCGAGACCGAAACCACGCCGAATCCTGCCACGCTGAAATTCCTGCCCGGCCAGCAGGTAATGCCTGCAGGCACGCGCGAGTTCCTTGATCCCGAGGATGCTACTGCATCGCCGCTTGCTGAAGCACTGTTCGGCCTTGGCGACGTGATCGGCGTGTTCTTCGGGCAGTCGTTCATCGCGGTGACGGCCGCGCCCGGCGTTGAGTGGAGCGGCCTCAAGCCGCAAGTCGTCTCTATCCTGCTGGATCATTTCGTTTCGCAGGCCCCGCTGTTCGCGGGCGGCGACGCCTCGGGCTTCTCGGTTCCGCCTGAGGACGAGGATTTCGGTGATGACCCTGCCGATGCCGATATCGTCGCGCAGATCCGGGACCTGATCGAGACCCGCGTGCGCCCGGCCGTCGCCAACGATGGCGGCGACATCACCTACCGCGGCTTTCGCGAAGGGATCGTCTATCTCTCGATGCAGGGGGCCTGCTCCGGCTGCCCCTCGTCGAGCGCGACGCTCAAGCACGGCATCGAGAGCCTGCTGAAGCATTATGTTCCCGAAGTCACCGAGGTCCGCGCTGCCTGACGTGAGCGTGACTGGAACCTCCTGCGCGCAAGCTTTTCCGGCGCAGCGCACGCTGGTGGTCGACAGTGCCACCGAAGCCTGTTCGGTCGCGCTTCTTGACGAAGACGGCACCCTGCTCGCGGGCGATTGGCGAATGCTGGGGCGCGGCCATGCCGAGAGCCTCGTGCCCATGATCGCAGCGCTGCCCGACAACGGGCGTGCGGATCGCATTGCCGTCGCACTTGGCCCCGGCAGCTTTACCGGCGTGCGCGTCGGCCTTGCTGCCGCCCGCGCGCTGGCGCTGGCATGGCACGCGGATATCGTCGGCTATTCGACGCTCGACATGATCGCGGCAATGGCAGCGGCAGAACGCCCCGGCCTGCCGCTCGCGGTAGCCATGACCGGCGGCCATGGCGAATGGTTCGTCCAGACCTACGACGCGGATAGCGCGATAGATATGCCGCTCTCCTCGCTGCACCCCGAACAGGCGGTCGAGACCTGCCCGCAGTCGCTGATTGCCGGCAGCCAGGCGCAAGCCCTGCTCGCCAGACGTGTGCCTGCGACCGGCGGCGAGGCGCTGGTCCTGTGGCCCGATGCCAGACGCTTTGCGCTACTCTCGCCGATGGCCCTGACCATGGATGTCACCCCGATCTACGGCCGCGCACCCGATGCGCTGCTGCCCGGCGGGATAAAACCCGCGAGCGCCGCATGATCGACGACGTAGATCGGATCATGGCGGTCATGCAGGCCGCCTTCGACCCGCTCTACGGCGAAGCCTGGAACCGGCGACAGGTGGAAGATTCGCTGTCGCTCGGCCATTGCCATTACGGGGTTATCGCTGCCGAAGGTCTACCCTGCGCCGGAGATGTTCCCGCAGCCGGTTTCTTCATGTCGCGCAATGCCTTCCACGAGGAAGAACTGCTGCTGCTTGCAGTAAAACCTGAATTTCGACGTTATGGACTGGGGCGTAAGCTTCTGGATACATTACGCCGGGATGCCGGCGCACGCGGCGCACAGCGCCTGCTGCTGGAAATGCGTCGGGGAAACCCCGCTGAAGCACTGTATGCAGCCTTCGGTTTCTACAAGATCGGCGAGCGCCCGAATTATTACCGCACGTCGGAAGGTGACAGGCTGGATGCCATTACCTTCGCATGTGACATTTCCTGAGTGCGCTTGCGTAACACTGTCGACCGTCAATTCTTGTCGCAACGCAATGCACAGTATCATTTTTGACTAATACATGTTGATACTTGCACAATTGCGACAACTGGTTCAATGGTGAAACCACAACGCCGATGAAGCGTTGAGTCATCCTGCACAGACAGGTCGCCAAAGGACAGACAAATGGACATCATTCAGAACGACATGAGCGAAACGCTCATCACCCTGACGTCGGATATCGTCGCCGCGCATGTCAGCAACAATTCGGTTTCGGTCGACGACCTTCCTTCGCTGATCTCCAACGTCTACGGCGCCCTCGCCGGCCTTGGCACGACTGTCACGGTCGAAGAAGAAAAGCCTGAGCCCGCCGTTTCGGTACGCGCGTCGGTCAAGCCCGACTACATCGTCTGTCTGGAAGACGGCAAGAAGCTCAAGATGCTCAAGCGCCACCTGATGACGCACTACAACATGACCCCGGAAGAGTATCGCGTGCGCTGGAACCTGCCCGCAGACTATCCGATGGTCGCCCCCAACTACGCCGAGAAGCGCCGCGAGCTGGCCAAGAAGATCGGCCTGGGTCGCAAGCCCAACGTGCGTCGCGGTCGCAAGCCCAAGGCTGCCGCCTGATAGATCGCCCGACCGGGGAGCGGCGACCATCGCCTCTCCCCGGTCGATTCCTTAACGCCTGACAGCTGCCCTGCCTGACTCTGCCGTCACCGGCACCCATGACACCGGATACCCACTGCGAACCGCCCGCAAGAGGCGATGGACAGTTGAGATCGACGACAGACGCTCCTAAGTAGATGCGACTGCCATTCTCAAATACAGGTCCCCAGTGAACCAACCGATCGATCTTGAAGCCCTCTGCGCCGAACGCGGACTTCGCATCACCG from Novosphingobium sp. 9 encodes:
- a CDS encoding GNAT family N-acetyltransferase, whose product is MIDDVDRIMAVMQAAFDPLYGEAWNRRQVEDSLSLGHCHYGVIAAEGLPCAGDVPAAGFFMSRNAFHEEELLLLAVKPEFRRYGLGRKLLDTLRRDAGARGAQRLLLEMRRGNPAEALYAAFGFYKIGERPNYYRTSEGDRLDAITFACDIS
- a CDS encoding NifU family protein, with amino-acid sequence MYIETETTPNPATLKFLPGQQVMPAGTREFLDPEDATASPLAEALFGLGDVIGVFFGQSFIAVTAAPGVEWSGLKPQVVSILLDHFVSQAPLFAGGDASGFSVPPEDEDFGDDPADADIVAQIRDLIETRVRPAVANDGGDITYRGFREGIVYLSMQGACSGCPSSSATLKHGIESLLKHYVPEVTEVRAA
- a CDS encoding aldehyde dehydrogenase family protein — translated: MLLIDGHLVDGASDFPVINPATGAPFAQAPRADEAQAAVAVAAARRAFPDWAALGFGERRRRLEALADGLEADLETMARLLTREQGKPLTEAREEVFFSVAALRHFAAMTLEPRVLRDTAKERIVEQRYPLGVVAAITPWNYPLLLLMVKLAPALITGNAVIAKPAPSTPLTTLRLGRIAADILPPGVFQTLVDRNDLGAWLSRHPDVAHVSFTGSTPTGKKVLASAADTLKRFTLELGGNDPALILDDADVAKVAARIFAGATANAGQICLAIKRVYAPRAMMDALCDELARLADEAVVGDGMEQGTTIGPIQNRAQYEKVLGFIEEARTQGTLVAGRAPNEDVTGTGGYFIAPTIVRDLPDDARLVREEQFGPVLPVLAYNDLDQAIARINDSDYGLGASIWTGDAARGAELAARIESGTVWVNKHLELPFDVPFGGAKQSGIGRQQGIEGLEDFTQARIVNVALG
- the tsaB gene encoding tRNA (adenosine(37)-N6)-threonylcarbamoyltransferase complex dimerization subunit type 1 TsaB, with the translated sequence MTGTSCAQAFPAQRTLVVDSATEACSVALLDEDGTLLAGDWRMLGRGHAESLVPMIAALPDNGRADRIAVALGPGSFTGVRVGLAAARALALAWHADIVGYSTLDMIAAMAAAERPGLPLAVAMTGGHGEWFVQTYDADSAIDMPLSSLHPEQAVETCPQSLIAGSQAQALLARRVPATGGEALVLWPDARRFALLSPMALTMDVTPIYGRAPDALLPGGIKPASAA
- a CDS encoding MucR family transcriptional regulator is translated as MDIIQNDMSETLITLTSDIVAAHVSNNSVSVDDLPSLISNVYGALAGLGTTVTVEEEKPEPAVSVRASVKPDYIVCLEDGKKLKMLKRHLMTHYNMTPEEYRVRWNLPADYPMVAPNYAEKRRELAKKIGLGRKPNVRRGRKPKAAA
- a CDS encoding aromatic ring-hydroxylating oxygenase subunit alpha, whose product is MATAPVLDTTPDTRRPPLPHGCTFDAEDWYVLGRFWYPVALVRDVAEKPIGTKLLDQPLVVYRSGGEVVVATDVCPHRGVPLSMGTQADDTVVCPYHGLRFGAGGKCVHVPAHPARDIPARLNLRTFPAIERYGLIWTCLDPVGEAPAPGDIPDMPHWDEDGFQQITCPSTDIAGFAGRQLEGFLDVAHFAFVHTETFADPDNAEVPAYSPKRTDYGFEAEYWSSVGNYPIGVSQRGVPGFQWLRHFRCHLPFTATLEIHFPGSDRLVIMNAASPVSARMTRLFAPIARNFDTDLPVQDVYDFNQRIFDEDKIIVEAQMPEWLPLDPGDEGHIPADMSSMTYRRGLKALGLKRFFGY